A stretch of the Agromyces larvae genome encodes the following:
- a CDS encoding DEAD/DEAH box helicase family protein translates to MTNFAFIRHEWPEIAAEASRAEFYVNGDPRSSLFYARRAVELTALWLYRADASLKPPYKDELAALIHEPTFKRLVGQAVFAKMNLIRMRGNDAVHKTFKITPADSLPIVRELFHVMIWLASHYATDPANRPAPGQSFDVASLPKPQPGLIQKTKAELAAALAANEQKDAALAAKVAESDELRAELEALRAEIAEAKAQNAVVPDTHDYDEASTRDRFIDLLLREAGWDPTAPHVVEVPVTGLDGSPSGTGRVDYVLWGDDGKPLGLVEAKRTRRDARVGQQQAKLYADALEAQYGQRPVIFTSNGYEHWMWDDSPAGYPPRAVQGFYTKDELALLVQRRGSRKPLDSLAINEEVASRAYQHQAIRAVAEAFERDRERRALLVMATGSGKTRTVIALVDLLSRANWVKRVLFLADRRALVGQAVSAFKAHAPDTPPVNLLDERDLEGRVYVSTYPTMMGLIDQGGGDDGGARRFGPGYFDLIVIDEAHRSVYQKYGAIFEYFDAHVVGLTATPKDEVDHNTYRLFHLEDGIPTFEYELSRAIEDGYLVPPVARSITSKFLRRGIRYDELTDDQKEQWDLLDWEDGEIPDQVDADAINAWLFNEDTVDKVLEVLMTEGRRVAGGDRLGKTIVFAKNNAHAQFIADRFDANYPEYAGKFARVITYRVERAETLIDDFAQADKSPHIAISVDMLDTGIDVPEVVNLVFFKPVFSKSKYWQMLGRGTRLRPGLYGDADDGSDDKRDFIVFDVGGNIEFFNQQLPELQSSGARSLHSRLFSARLELLQALDRADVSGAASDDDRDLRTGLAEGLQAIVAGMNEQNFLVRPHRRLVERFASGDAWAAEVSDAVALADLPSAALATDTDERAKRFDLLVLRAQLGVLAADPGFATARDRIRAIATALGEQRGIPVIAAQLELIDAVAGTDWWQDVTAPMLEAMRVRLRPLVRLIEAKSRSIMFTDFEDTLDLDEGPTEIVIDSPGVNRVRFRQKLFAYLRTHENHVVLRKLRTGKQLTETDLDELQRMLVESGEFEASDLDALATAAAEADGLGLFVRSLLGLERSAAQEALSQFVADRNLSARQISFVDLIVDQLSRTGQVPIKVLYDPPFDAIAPRGPEDVFSESEIDALEHVLDQVAATARPTRIA, encoded by the coding sequence ATGACCAACTTCGCCTTCATCCGGCACGAATGGCCCGAGATCGCCGCCGAGGCCTCCCGCGCTGAGTTCTACGTCAACGGCGACCCGCGCTCCTCGCTCTTCTACGCGCGACGCGCGGTCGAACTCACGGCGCTCTGGCTGTATCGGGCGGATGCTTCGCTGAAGCCGCCGTACAAAGACGAGCTCGCCGCCCTCATCCACGAGCCGACGTTCAAGCGACTCGTCGGGCAGGCGGTGTTCGCGAAGATGAACCTCATCCGTATGCGCGGCAACGACGCCGTGCACAAGACGTTCAAGATCACGCCGGCCGACAGCCTGCCGATCGTGCGCGAACTCTTCCACGTCATGATCTGGCTCGCGTCGCACTACGCGACCGACCCCGCGAACCGACCTGCACCGGGGCAGTCGTTCGACGTGGCATCCCTGCCGAAACCGCAGCCCGGGCTCATCCAGAAGACGAAGGCCGAACTGGCCGCCGCCCTCGCAGCCAACGAGCAGAAGGATGCCGCGCTCGCGGCCAAGGTCGCCGAGAGCGACGAGCTCAGGGCAGAGCTCGAAGCGCTTCGGGCCGAGATCGCCGAGGCCAAGGCGCAGAACGCAGTCGTCCCCGACACGCACGACTACGACGAGGCATCCACTCGCGATCGCTTCATCGACCTGCTGCTGCGCGAAGCCGGCTGGGACCCGACCGCTCCGCACGTCGTCGAGGTGCCCGTGACCGGGCTCGACGGCAGTCCGAGCGGCACGGGCCGCGTCGACTACGTGCTGTGGGGCGATGACGGCAAGCCGCTCGGACTCGTCGAGGCGAAGCGCACCCGGCGCGACGCGCGCGTCGGGCAGCAGCAGGCGAAGCTCTACGCCGACGCGCTCGAGGCGCAGTACGGGCAGCGCCCGGTGATCTTCACGTCCAACGGCTATGAGCACTGGATGTGGGATGACTCGCCCGCCGGATATCCTCCGCGCGCCGTGCAGGGCTTCTACACGAAAGACGAACTCGCCTTGCTCGTGCAGCGGCGCGGCTCTCGCAAGCCGCTCGACTCGCTCGCCATCAACGAGGAGGTTGCGAGTCGCGCCTATCAGCACCAGGCGATCCGGGCGGTGGCCGAGGCGTTCGAACGTGATCGCGAACGACGGGCGCTGCTCGTCATGGCGACCGGCAGCGGCAAGACGCGTACGGTCATCGCGCTCGTCGACCTGCTCTCGCGCGCGAACTGGGTGAAGCGCGTGCTCTTCCTCGCCGACCGCCGTGCACTCGTCGGGCAGGCCGTGAGCGCGTTCAAGGCGCACGCGCCCGATACGCCCCCGGTGAACCTGCTCGACGAGCGCGACCTCGAAGGCCGGGTCTACGTGTCGACCTACCCGACGATGATGGGCCTCATCGACCAGGGCGGCGGAGACGACGGTGGCGCACGCCGGTTCGGCCCCGGCTACTTCGACCTCATCGTGATCGACGAGGCCCACCGGTCGGTGTACCAGAAGTACGGCGCGATCTTCGAGTACTTCGACGCGCACGTCGTCGGTCTCACCGCGACCCCGAAAGACGAAGTCGACCACAACACCTATCGCCTCTTCCACCTCGAAGACGGGATCCCGACCTTCGAGTACGAGCTCTCGCGAGCGATCGAAGACGGCTACCTCGTGCCGCCTGTTGCCCGTTCGATCACGTCGAAGTTCCTCCGGCGAGGCATCCGCTACGACGAACTCACCGACGATCAGAAGGAGCAGTGGGACCTGCTCGACTGGGAAGACGGCGAGATCCCCGACCAGGTCGACGCCGACGCGATCAACGCGTGGCTCTTCAACGAAGACACCGTCGACAAGGTGCTCGAAGTGCTCATGACCGAGGGCCGTCGCGTCGCAGGCGGCGACCGACTCGGCAAGACGATCGTGTTCGCGAAGAACAACGCCCACGCGCAGTTCATCGCCGACCGGTTCGACGCGAACTACCCCGAGTACGCGGGGAAGTTCGCGCGCGTCATCACCTACCGGGTCGAGCGTGCCGAGACGCTCATCGACGACTTCGCGCAGGCCGACAAGTCGCCGCACATCGCGATCTCGGTCGACATGCTCGATACGGGCATCGACGTGCCCGAGGTCGTGAACCTCGTGTTCTTCAAACCCGTGTTCTCGAAGTCGAAGTATTGGCAGATGCTCGGGCGCGGCACGCGACTGCGTCCGGGGCTGTACGGCGACGCCGACGACGGCAGCGACGACAAGCGTGACTTCATCGTCTTCGATGTCGGCGGCAACATCGAGTTCTTCAATCAGCAACTGCCCGAGCTCCAGTCCTCGGGCGCTCGTTCGCTGCACTCGCGCCTGTTCTCGGCCCGCCTCGAACTGCTCCAGGCACTCGATCGAGCGGATGTCTCGGGCGCCGCGTCCGACGACGATCGCGACCTCCGCACGGGGCTCGCCGAGGGACTGCAAGCGATCGTCGCGGGGATGAACGAGCAGAACTTCCTCGTGCGTCCGCATCGCCGGCTCGTCGAACGGTTCGCGTCAGGCGACGCGTGGGCGGCGGAGGTCTCGGACGCCGTTGCGCTCGCCGACCTTCCGTCGGCCGCACTCGCGACCGACACCGACGAGCGTGCGAAGCGGTTCGATCTGCTCGTGCTTCGGGCCCAGCTCGGCGTGCTCGCCGCCGACCCCGGGTTCGCGACCGCACGCGACCGGATCCGGGCGATCGCCACGGCGCTCGGCGAGCAGCGCGGCATCCCCGTGATCGCCGCGCAGCTCGAGCTCATCGACGCCGTCGCCGGCACGGACTGGTGGCAGGACGTCACCGCGCCGATGCTCGAGGCGATGCGCGTGCGACTCCGCCCGCTCGTGCGGCTCATCGAAGCGAAGTCGCGATCGATCATGTTCACCGACTTCGAAGACACCCTCGACCTCGACGAAGGTCCGACCGAGATCGTCATCGACAGCCCCGGCGTGAACCGGGTTCGATTCCGGCAGAAGCTGTTTGCCTATCTGCGCACACACGAGAACCACGTCGTGCTGCGCAAGCTCCGCACGGGGAAACAACTCACCGAGACCGACCTCGACGAGCTGCAGCGCATGCTCGTCGAGAGCGGCGAGTTCGAAGCATCCGATCTCGATGCCCTCGCGACCGCCGCTGCCGAGGCCGACGGGCTGGGGCTCTTCGTCCGCTCGCTGCTCGGGCTCGAACGTTCGGCCGCACAAGAGGCGCTCTCCCAGTTCGTCGCCGATCGGAACCTCAGCGCACGCCAGATCTCGTTCGTCGACCTCATCGTCGATCAGCTCAGTCGCACGGGGCAGGTGCCGATCAAAGTGCTCTACGACCCGCCGTTCGACGCGATCGCGCCGCGCGGGCCTGAGGACGTGTTCAGCGAGTCAGAGATCGACGCCCTCGAGCACGTGCTCGACCAGGTCGCCGCGACTGCTCGGCCGACTCGGATCGCCTGA